Proteins encoded by one window of Lathyrus oleraceus cultivar Zhongwan6 chromosome 1, CAAS_Psat_ZW6_1.0, whole genome shotgun sequence:
- the LOC127104962 gene encoding ubiquitin carboxyl-terminal hydrolase 9, protein MSLVPSPCNKLLLARKILAAMSKFSSAVKTDLEKFDGRINFDLWKIQFKDVLIQIGLQKELKKNISNMGNEKLEELDLRVSSIICMSLAKNILANIHVSDHLSVLYGIVSELETIGVKIDDEDKDLRLMLSLSSSYEHIKPVLIYGKESLSFEEVSSKIEGEDNTSSNSVLVDRGRPYVKKTIKQACIWDYFNLKKHTLLTASDHQTLEDANMTMDHDILLEVSVDTDRSSHSGVHSIGNELALVPLEPPRSSVSIAGGPTLSNGHSTGSGFNLYQGSSVSSSLTTMDDNYDIYRGERGGLAGLQNLGNTCFMNSTLQCLVHTPPLVEFFLQDYNDEINRDNPLGMSGELALAFGDLLRKLWSSGRTAIAPRAFKGKLARFAPQFSGYNQHDSQELLAFLLDGLHEDLNRVKQKPYIEMKDSDNRPDEEVAYECWKNHMARNDSLIVDECQVSQYKSTLVCPECGKISITFDPFMYLSLPLPSTVTRAMTITVFYCDGSGLPMPYTVNVLKHGCCRDLCQALGTACCLKSDEMLLLAEVYENKIYRYLENPLESLTSIKDEEHIVAYRLKNGARKTKLEILHQCPDNVKGGDRKIFGTPLVTYLVEDPQYGANIEAYVHRMLAPLGKAHSSTRSHEGKENGFISGGSDERFYPSSKVKKSKEESDKSDEEVSEKEETGLFVRRYNRYLKRNKLKHTDKGLVNFKNTHPLKKDHKKEDDEITCYECGKLEHYRTICPNFTKHHKSKDKVFYKTMGKSSKGCRAYISCKEEVESCSSDSCSSLDDECARFFLME, encoded by the exons ATGTCGCTAGTACCTTCTCCTTGCAACAAGCTATTATTAGCAA GAAAGATTTTGGCTGCAATGTCAAAATTTTCAAGTGCAGTGAAGACTGACTTAGAGAAATTTGATGGAAGAATCAATTTTGACTTGTGGAAAATTCAATTCAAAGATGTTTTGATACAAATAGGATTACAGAAGGAGTTGAAAAAAAACATTTCCAACATGGGCAACGAGAAATTGGAGGAACTAGATTTGAGAGTTTCGAGTATAATCTGCATGTCTTTGGCTAAGAATATTCTTGCGAATATTCATG TATCTGATCATCTAAGTGTTCTATATGGTATTGTTTCTGAATTGGAAACTATTGGAgtcaagattgatgatgaagataaaGATTTGAGACTCATGTTGTCTCTTTCATCATCCTATGAGCATATTAAACCTGTTTTGATATATGGGAAGGAAAGTTTGAGTTTTGAAGAAGTGTCTAGTAAAATTGAGGGTGAGGATAATACTTCATCAAACTCAGTGTTAGTTGATAGAGGAAGACCTTATGtgaaaaaaacaataaaacag GCTTGTATTTGGGATTACTTCAATTTGAAAAAGCATACATTACTGACGGCTTCAGACCACCAGACATTGGAGGATGCAAACATGACAATGGACCATGAT ATTCTTCTAGAAGTTTCAGTCGATACAGATCGTTCTTCTCATTCTGGTGTGCATTCAATAGGAAATGAATTAGCATTGGTACCATTAGAACCTCCAAGATCATCTGTGTCAATTGCAGGGGGACCTACCTTGTCAAATGGTCACTCAACTGGGTCTGGTTTTAATTTGTATCAGGGAAGTTCCGTAAGTTCATCATTGACTACCATGGATGATAACTATGACATATATAGAGGTGAAAGAGGTGGTTTAGCAGGTCTGCAGAACTTGGGGAATACCTGCTTTATGAATAGCACTCTTCAATGTTTAGTCCACACTCCACCACTTGTTGAATTTTTCTTACAAGATTACAACGATGAGATCAACAGGGACAATCCTTTAGGAATGAGT GGTGAGTTAGCACTTGCATTTGGTGACTTGTTGAGGAAACTCTGGTCCTCTGGGCGAACTGCAATTGCACCACGCGCGTTCAAGGGAAAGCTGGCCCGATTTGCTCCACAATTCAGTGGTTATAACCAACATGATTCTCAA GAATTGCTTGCCTTTTTATTGGATGGACTGCATGAAGATTTGAATCGTGTGAAACAAAAGCCTTACATTGAAATGAAGGACTCAGATAATAGGCCAGATGAGGAAGTTGCGTACGAGTGTTGGAAAAATCATATGGCTCGGAATGATTCATTGATTGTTGATGAATGCCAGGTGA GTCAATACAAATCAACATTGGTTTGTCCTGAATGTGGCAAAATTTCAATTACTTTTGATCCATTTATGTATTTATCATTACCACTTCCTTCAACTGTCACCCGGGCAATGACAATTACTGTCTTTTATTGTGATGGGAGTGGTCTTCCCATGCCGTACACAGTGAATGTTCTGAAGCATGGTTGCTGCAGAGATCTTTGCCAAGCATTGGGCACTGCATGCTGTTTGAAGAGTGATGAAATGCTTTTGCTTGCAGAG GTTTATGAGAATAAGATTTATCGATATCTAGAGAATCCGTTAGAGTCATTGACTTCTATCAAGGATGAAGAACATATTGTGGCCTATCGACTCAAGAATGGAGCCAGGAAAACAAAACTAGAAATATTGCATCAATGTCCGGATAA TGTGAAGGGTGGAGACAGGAAGATCTTTGGAACTCCCTTGGTTACTTATTTGGTAGAAGATCCTCAATATGGAGCAAACATTGAGGCATATGTACATAGAATGTTGGCACCTTTAGGAAAAGCACATTCTTCAACTAGGTCTCATGAAGGGAAGGAAAATGGTTTCATCTCAGGTGGTAGTGATgagcgctttt ATCCATCCTCAAAAGTGAAGAAGTCAAAGGAAGAGAGTGACAAATCTGACGAAGAAGTTTCCGAAAAGGAAGAAACGGGTTTATTCGTCAGACGCTATAATAGATATCTTAAGAGGAACAAGCTCAAGCATACCGATAAAGGTCTagtgaatttcaaaaatactCATCCACTTAAGAAGGATCACAAGAAAGAAGATGATGAGATCACATGCTATGAATGTGGTAAATTAGAACATTATAGAACTATATGTCCAAATTTCACCAAACATCATAAAAGCAAAGACAAAGTCTTCTACAAGACGATGGGAAAATCTTCCAAAGGTTGTAGAGCCTACATCTCATGCAAAGAAGAGGTGGAAAGTTGCTCCTCCGATTCTTGCTCGAGTTTAGATGATGAGTGTGCAAGATTTTTCTTGATGGAATGA